In Zea mays cultivar B73 chromosome 7, Zm-B73-REFERENCE-NAM-5.0, whole genome shotgun sequence, the following proteins share a genomic window:
- the LOC100284865 gene encoding gibberellin receptor GID1L2 encodes MVAKTRTRRQLAKLALLLLALLLLLAAILLCVFLIPRHHRRPLPPASPPGAGNASNPDDSIVAFDFSPYLIMYKSGRVNRLDGTARCSAGVDEATGVTSKDVVIDSGTGLAARMYLPPAPRGTQSKGLGKRHPVLVFYHGGAFVIESAFTPLYHAYLNGVAAKARVVAVSVEYRLAPEHRLPTAYDDSWQALNWVARNAGSGPEPWLRDRGNLSRLFVAGDSAGANIAHDMAMRAGTGGGLDGGAAIAGLLLLDPYFWGKKPVAGETTDPARRRQYEATWSFICGGRYSIDDPLVDPLSMPASEWRKLACSRVAVTSSGLDDFRPRGLAYVAALRDSGWDGETEQYETPGERHVYFLDRPKDPNSVKELAFVTGFLSRE; translated from the coding sequence ATGGTTGCCAAGACGAGGACGAGGCGACAGCTCGCCAAGCTCGCGCTGCTTCTACTCGCCCTGCTCCTCCTGCTCGCCGCCATCCTGCTCTGCGTCTTCTTGATCCCGCGCCACCACAGGAGGCCGCTGCCCCCCGCCTCGCCGCCGGGGGCGGGGAACGCCTCGAATCCCGACGACAGCATCGTGGCGTTCGACTTCTCACCGTACCTCATCATGTACAAGAGCGGCCGCGTGAACCGGCTGGACGGCACCGCCCGGTGCTCGGCCGGCGTGGATGAGGCCACAGGGGTGACCTCCAAGGACGTCGTGATCGACAGCGGGACCGGGCTCGCGGCACGGATGTACCTGCCCCCGGCGCCCCGCGGGACGCAAAGCAAGGGCCTCGGCAAGCGGCACCCGGTGCTGGTGTTCTACCACGGCGGCGCGTTCGTCATCGAGTCGGCGTTCACGCCGCTGTACCACGCCTACCTGAACGGCGTGGCGGCGAAGGCGCGCGTGGTGGCGGTGTCCGTGGAGTACCGCCTGGCGCCGGAGCACCGgctgccgacggcgtacgacgaCTCGTGGCAGGCGCTCAACTGGGTGGCCAGGAACGCCGGGTCCGGGCCGGAGCCGTGGCTGCGGGACCGGGGCAACCTGTCCCGGCTGTTCGTCGCCGGGGACAGCGCCGGCGCCAACATCGCGCACGACATGGCCATGCGCGCGGGCACGGGGGGCGGGCTGGACGGCGGCGCGGCCATCGCGGGCCTCCTGCTCCTGGACCCCTACTTctgggggaagaagccggtggccgGGGAGACGACGGACCCGGCCAGGCGGCGCCAGTACGAGGCGACGTGGTCGTTCATCTGCGGCGGGCGGTACAGCATCGACGACCCGCTGGTGGACCCGCTGTCGATGCCGGCGTCCGAGTGGCGGAAGCTGGCGTGCTCGCGCGTGGCGGTGACGTCGTCGGGCCTGGACGACTTCCGGCCGCGCGGGCTGGCGTACGTGGCGGCGCTCCGCGACAGCGGGTGGGACGGGGAGACGGAGCAGTACGAGACGCCCGGCGAGCGGCACGTCTACTTCTTGGATAGGCCCAAGGACCCCAATTCCGTCAAGGAGCTGGCCTTCGTCACCGGATTCCTGAGCCGGGAGTAG